Proteins encoded by one window of Arachis ipaensis cultivar K30076 chromosome B04, Araip1.1, whole genome shotgun sequence:
- the LOC107637102 gene encoding LOW QUALITY PROTEIN: signal peptide peptidase-like 4 (The sequence of the model RefSeq protein was modified relative to this genomic sequence to represent the inferred CDS: substituted 2 bases at 2 genomic stop codons), which yields MRAHPNHILKKYSPSNLLIVPPHADFHRGNIYFLVPLPPPPNQHATTVDQQLSTSTHTSTSCRLTLWRRTIETVLFSCAFLYDIFWEFVSKWWFHESIMIVVARGDRSGEDGNKSHIYSSSLNPLSHFNGFWTXLLYRXIYRYDWLAKRNLRSGYFMWAMSAYGLGLLITYVALNLMDGHGQPALLYIVPFTLGTFLLLGKKRGELNLLWTRGEPEMPCPHNQESQQ from the exons ATGAGAGCTCATCCTAACCATATCCTCAAGAAATATTCTCCCTCCAACCTCCTCATCGTTCCTCCCCACGCTGACTTCCATCGCGGCAACATCTACTTCCTCGTTCCCCTCCCTCCCCCTCCCAACCAACACGCTACAACAGTAGATCAACAGCTCTCCACCTCCACTCACACAAGCACCAGCTGCCGTCTTACTCTCTGGAG AAGAACAATAGAAACTGTTCTTTTTAGTTGCGCCTTTCTATATGACATCTTCTGGGAATTTGTCTCTAAGTGGTGGTTCCATGAGAGCATAATGATAGTG GTAGCTCGAGGCGATAGGAGTGGAGAAGATGGTAACAAAAGTCATATATATTCGTCTTCTCTA AATCCCTTGTCTCATTTCAATGGTTTCTGGACTTAATTATTGTACCGATAAATTTACAGGTATGATTGGTTGGCAAAGAGGAACCTTCGGTCTGGATACTTCATGTGGGCAATGAGTGCTTACGGTTTAG GTCTCCTTATTACATATGTTGCTTTGAACTTGATGGATGGGCATGGTCAACCAGCATTGCTTTATATCGTCCCGTTTACTCTTG GCACATTTTTGTTATTGGGAAAAAAGAGAGGTGAACTCAATCTTTTATGGACAAGAGGGGAACCAGAAATGCCTTGCCCTCATAACCAAGAGTCTCAACAATGA